The Methylotenera sp. G11 genome includes a window with the following:
- a CDS encoding PD-(D/E)XK nuclease family protein, translating to MTVNSITLCPSARLARSVQNDITHQQIAAGKTQWHSPDVQTLAQWLESIMAEGLLTGVIDGQSPSYVLSTFNEQLLWEEVIAQSLKKNAFGDLFDISGLASAAIEANRYMIAWKLHVAPEYQAEETRQFLRWQRAFQQRCHELNALESVRYLDWQLSKLPQLAAYLPAEIQFAGFDQAAPQEQQLRDILSGLGVQLSDYATTAAQAARTRHAQLEDEDAELRAAVAWAQAQLAENPAARLAIVTPRLSEVRSRLADLLDDVFYPLSIRPGLADTPRHYNFSLGTPLAQQPVIQAGLNLLRLLTAHQLQQSDVSMLLRSPFWSAGRQEADARALLDAGMREKLPMQFSLARFTEFIRKQQAEGLRLEALLENIQAAQAIPTGRKLPAVQWAQTLDAILEALGWPGERNINSLEYQALNAWQKALQQLARMDVLEQKLSASEAVHYLQQICTSQVFQAETELEPAIQILGIMEGLSAPVDALWCMHMNDHIWPPPARPNPLLPAFIQRAAALPNADNNVQSVFAATIQQRLLHSARDIVFSSSVMDGESQLRPSPLMKEIALRDDAVPLAETLAEQLNAGRHDALEHIDDHMAPAVKAGEHVSGGTGLLKAQAVCPAWAFYQYRLGVKALKSPAAGLDNMDRGSLVHGVLEEFWRKRHFADLRDMSADAFMDALNGAVSNTIQAFAADTGIVSPAVLELEAERLLRLVGDWLVHEKTRGIPFRIVDCEVGRKVDICGIEVTLKIDRVQQLESGGLEFIDYKTGQMPKIKSWGEDRITEPQLPIYATFYADPGEQVAGVYFGMVKTAEHGFSGISADHFASEQGKRKPAFANDFSDWQHLLNHWRTAIEAIAAELREGEAAVRFSDENELMYCEVKPLLRLPERKLQFERQQEAGK from the coding sequence ATGACAGTCAATTCAATCACTTTATGCCCTTCAGCGCGTCTGGCGCGCAGTGTTCAGAACGACATTACGCATCAGCAGATAGCAGCAGGAAAAACACAGTGGCATAGCCCGGATGTGCAGACTTTAGCACAATGGCTGGAAAGCATCATGGCGGAAGGCTTGCTTACCGGAGTGATAGATGGGCAATCACCGTCTTATGTGTTAAGTACTTTCAATGAGCAGCTGCTGTGGGAAGAGGTGATTGCGCAGTCGCTGAAAAAAAATGCGTTTGGCGACCTGTTTGATATTTCCGGCCTGGCCAGCGCGGCAATAGAGGCTAACCGCTACATGATTGCATGGAAGCTGCATGTGGCACCGGAATATCAGGCTGAAGAAACGCGGCAGTTTTTGCGCTGGCAGCGCGCGTTCCAGCAACGCTGCCATGAACTGAATGCGCTGGAAAGTGTGCGTTACCTAGATTGGCAATTGTCGAAGCTGCCGCAGCTGGCAGCGTATTTGCCGGCGGAGATACAGTTTGCCGGTTTTGACCAGGCCGCACCGCAGGAGCAGCAACTGCGCGACATCCTGTCGGGCCTGGGCGTGCAGCTAAGCGATTATGCCACTACGGCTGCACAAGCGGCACGCACCCGACATGCCCAGCTGGAGGATGAAGATGCCGAGCTGCGTGCCGCTGTCGCCTGGGCACAGGCGCAGCTGGCTGAAAATCCTGCCGCAAGACTGGCGATCGTGACGCCGCGCCTGAGTGAGGTAAGAAGCCGGCTGGCAGATTTATTGGATGACGTCTTTTATCCGCTGAGTATCCGCCCTGGCCTGGCCGACACGCCGCGCCACTATAATTTCTCACTGGGTACTCCGTTAGCGCAGCAGCCGGTCATTCAGGCCGGTTTGAATCTGCTGCGCCTGCTGACCGCGCATCAGTTGCAGCAATCCGATGTTTCCATGCTGCTGCGTTCGCCATTCTGGTCTGCGGGCAGGCAGGAAGCTGATGCGCGCGCGCTGCTGGATGCCGGCATGCGTGAAAAACTGCCCATGCAGTTCAGTCTTGCACGTTTTACGGAATTCATCCGGAAGCAGCAGGCGGAAGGCCTGCGGCTGGAAGCGCTGCTGGAAAATATCCAGGCTGCACAGGCAATCCCAACCGGCAGGAAGTTGCCGGCAGTGCAATGGGCACAGACGCTGGATGCAATCCTTGAGGCACTGGGCTGGCCCGGGGAGCGCAATATCAACAGCCTTGAGTACCAGGCACTGAATGCATGGCAAAAAGCTTTGCAGCAGCTGGCCAGAATGGATGTGCTGGAGCAGAAACTTTCCGCAAGTGAAGCGGTGCATTACCTGCAACAGATATGTACCAGCCAGGTATTTCAGGCGGAAACCGAACTTGAACCTGCGATACAGATACTGGGTATCATGGAGGGCTTAAGCGCCCCGGTAGATGCCCTGTGGTGCATGCACATGAACGACCATATCTGGCCGCCGCCGGCACGGCCTAACCCTTTGCTGCCCGCATTCATACAGCGTGCGGCAGCGCTGCCGAATGCCGATAACAATGTGCAGTCGGTTTTTGCGGCCACGATCCAGCAGCGGCTCCTGCATTCGGCAAGAGATATTGTTTTTTCGAGCAGCGTCATGGATGGCGAGAGCCAGCTGCGACCCTCGCCATTAATGAAGGAAATCGCGCTTCGTGATGATGCCGTCCCTTTGGCGGAAACGCTGGCAGAGCAGCTAAACGCCGGCAGGCACGATGCGCTGGAGCATATTGATGACCATATGGCACCTGCGGTGAAGGCGGGTGAACATGTTTCCGGCGGCACCGGGCTGTTGAAAGCGCAGGCGGTTTGTCCGGCATGGGCGTTTTATCAGTATCGGCTGGGTGTGAAAGCGCTCAAGTCCCCTGCAGCCGGATTGGATAATATGGATCGCGGGTCACTGGTGCATGGCGTGCTTGAGGAGTTCTGGCGTAAACGCCACTTTGCCGATTTGCGCGACATGAGCGCCGATGCTTTCATGGATGCTTTGAACGGCGCCGTAAGCAATACGATACAGGCGTTTGCCGCCGATACGGGCATCGTCTCGCCTGCCGTGCTGGAGCTGGAAGCGGAGCGGCTATTACGGTTAGTGGGGGACTGGCTGGTGCATGAAAAAACGCGCGGGATCCCGTTCAGGATTGTAGATTGCGAAGTCGGCAGGAAAGTGGATATCTGCGGTATTGAGGTGACGCTGAAGATTGACCGGGTACAGCAGCTTGAAAGCGGCGGGCTGGAATTCATTGATTACAAAACCGGGCAGATGCCGAAAATCAAGAGTTGGGGTGAAGACCGCATCACAGAACCGCAATTGCCGATATACGCCACTTTCTATGCCGATCCCGGCGAGCAGGTCGCAGGGGTATATTTTGGCATGGTGAAGACTGCCGAGCATGGTTTTTCAGGCATATCAGCCGATCACTTTGCATCGGAACAGGGTAAACGTAAACCTGCATTCGCCAATGATTTCAGTGACTGGCAGCATCTGCTGAATCACTGGAGAACTGCGATTGAAGCGATTGCGGCTGAATTGCGCGAAGGCGAGGCGGCTGTTCGTTTCAGCGATGAGAACGAGCTGATGTACTGTGAAGTAAAGCCTTTGCTGCGCCTGCCTGAGCGCAAGCTGCAATTTGAAAGGCAGCAGGAGGCCGGCAAATGA
- a CDS encoding UvrD-helicase domain-containing protein has protein sequence MNNGHTFNLEADAQNRERALALSSFIVEAPAGAGKTELLTQRYLKLLQTVNEPEEIIAITFTNKAAAEMRLRILDSLMKAARQEKPAQAHKQITYDLSLKALERSAVQNWQLVENPSRLRIFTIDSLCAHLARQMPLMSRFGSQPRVALDATALYETAAEQTLALLEDQSHSDIIRAALRYVDNDAGQLRKLLVRMLEKRDQWLHHAQFEVDAETLQQTLRFMIKQEIQTAAAVFNTRFQSALMPLARFAAGQLPPEHPIALLADWHEPLPLGADGLQQWLAVCELLLTKDNTIRAKVDKNTGFPADKKDEKADFSAFLASVGADAGIALALARMRGLPEMNANPDAWQMIATLSRLLNLAVAQLWLVFQRAGEVDFVEIAQCATRALGDDSGEPTELALKLDYRIQHLLVDEFQDTSPSQVRLLEQLTSGWQMDDGRTLFAVGDPMQSIYRFRKANVGLFIDAAEHGIGDIYLERLQLYRNNRSSPAIVDWINHTFAPVFPGHDEIVQGAIHYRPFIATKDNLPQAGVAVHPVIKQADESAELAQQREAEAIVRVIQAERLANPDVKIAVLVRSKKHLSPLVSMLRRDHQDIAFQAVEIEALEGRQVVQDLLALTHALHHRADRVHWLAILRAPWCGLTLYDMHALAGHDHDRTIWALMNDDEAVARLLPDGQARLLHVRGILQEAYASQGRMSAGRWIRGIWLMLNGTSCLWSPGDVVDVQAFFGCLDALDRSNQFSPERVELEITKLFAAPDIRGENLQMMTIHKSKGLEFDTVILPGLGAATGGNNSDKPLVLWEEVQLGYQQELLAAPYIPKGARDKDKVSPYDYLEAREKERDANESARVLYVAATRVERKLHLVGIASQNAKGEISAARNTYLDLLWDVVGPQFESAALAGIAAGKADDIAGFTPRLVRLKQPHVPLVLQTDKPVVIAGKPNSKPGSSSAGIDADIGSLAHRYMEMIAQQGSTAWPVSRVNALQPAMHRWLRQQGHAEDLANEAAACVVQLLAATLNSSEGQWVLQARPGAAVELALMKASGDEVKKHIVDRTFIDGGTRWIIDYKTTELAADAPDQVLQLAAEKHRGQLDGYAALFEHEGLPVKCAVFFMHIGRLVPL, from the coding sequence ATGAACAATGGGCATACTTTCAACCTGGAAGCCGATGCGCAGAACCGCGAACGCGCATTGGCACTCAGCTCGTTCATCGTAGAAGCGCCGGCCGGTGCGGGCAAAACCGAGCTGCTCACGCAGCGTTACCTGAAACTGCTGCAAACCGTGAACGAACCTGAAGAAATCATCGCGATCACCTTTACCAATAAGGCCGCGGCTGAGATGCGCCTGCGCATCCTCGATAGCCTCATGAAAGCGGCCAGGCAGGAGAAGCCTGCCCAGGCACATAAGCAGATTACCTATGACCTGAGCCTGAAAGCGCTTGAACGCTCAGCAGTGCAGAATTGGCAGCTGGTCGAGAATCCTTCACGGCTGCGTATCTTCACGATTGATAGTTTGTGCGCGCACCTGGCAAGGCAAATGCCGCTGATGAGCCGTTTTGGCTCCCAGCCCAGGGTGGCTCTGGATGCGACAGCGCTCTATGAAACAGCGGCAGAACAGACGCTGGCACTGCTGGAAGACCAGTCGCACAGCGACATCATCAGGGCTGCACTGCGCTATGTCGATAATGATGCCGGCCAGCTCAGGAAGTTGCTGGTCAGGATGCTGGAGAAGCGTGATCAGTGGCTGCACCATGCCCAGTTCGAAGTGGATGCAGAAACGCTGCAGCAGACCTTGCGCTTCATGATCAAGCAGGAAATTCAAACAGCTGCCGCAGTGTTCAATACGCGCTTCCAGTCTGCGCTGATGCCGCTGGCCCGGTTTGCTGCCGGCCAGCTGCCGCCGGAGCATCCCATCGCCTTGCTGGCGGATTGGCATGAGCCTTTGCCCCTGGGTGCAGATGGCTTGCAGCAATGGCTGGCCGTGTGTGAACTGCTTTTGACCAAAGACAATACGATTCGCGCCAAGGTCGATAAAAACACAGGTTTCCCTGCCGATAAAAAAGATGAAAAAGCGGATTTCAGTGCCTTTCTGGCATCTGTCGGAGCCGATGCAGGCATCGCCCTTGCGTTAGCCAGGATGCGCGGGCTGCCGGAAATGAATGCCAATCCGGATGCATGGCAAATGATCGCTACGCTTTCCCGGCTGCTGAATCTGGCTGTGGCGCAGTTGTGGCTGGTATTCCAGCGTGCGGGTGAGGTCGATTTTGTTGAAATTGCGCAGTGTGCCACGCGTGCCCTGGGGGATGATTCCGGCGAGCCGACAGAGCTGGCGCTGAAGCTCGATTACCGCATACAGCATCTGCTGGTGGATGAGTTCCAGGATACCAGCCCCAGCCAGGTCCGGCTGCTGGAGCAGCTCACCTCGGGCTGGCAGATGGATGACGGGCGCACCCTGTTTGCAGTGGGCGACCCGATGCAGTCCATTTACCGCTTCCGCAAGGCGAATGTCGGCCTGTTCATCGATGCGGCGGAGCATGGCATCGGCGATATATATCTGGAACGCTTGCAGCTATATCGCAACAACCGCTCATCGCCGGCAATCGTGGACTGGATCAACCATACTTTTGCGCCTGTTTTCCCTGGACATGATGAGATCGTGCAGGGGGCGATTCATTATCGCCCGTTTATCGCAACCAAAGATAATCTGCCGCAGGCCGGCGTGGCGGTGCATCCTGTCATCAAGCAGGCTGACGAAAGTGCAGAGCTGGCGCAGCAGCGCGAAGCTGAAGCGATAGTGCGCGTGATCCAGGCAGAGCGACTTGCCAACCCGGATGTGAAGATTGCGGTGCTGGTGCGTTCCAAAAAGCACTTGTCACCATTGGTCAGCATGCTGCGGCGTGACCATCAGGACATTGCTTTCCAGGCCGTGGAAATCGAAGCGCTTGAGGGGCGGCAAGTGGTGCAGGATCTGTTGGCGCTTACCCATGCACTGCACCATCGGGCAGATCGCGTACATTGGCTGGCAATATTGCGGGCACCCTGGTGCGGCCTGACTTTGTATGACATGCATGCGCTTGCCGGGCATGACCATGATAGAACCATCTGGGCGCTCATGAACGATGACGAGGCCGTCGCCCGGCTGTTGCCCGATGGACAGGCACGGCTGCTGCATGTGCGCGGCATATTGCAGGAAGCCTATGCAAGCCAGGGGCGCATGAGTGCAGGGCGCTGGATACGCGGGATATGGCTCATGCTGAATGGCACTTCCTGCCTGTGGTCGCCGGGCGATGTGGTCGATGTGCAGGCATTTTTTGGCTGCCTGGATGCATTGGACCGCAGCAACCAGTTTTCACCGGAGCGTGTCGAGCTTGAAATCACCAAGTTGTTTGCCGCCCCGGATATCCGCGGCGAGAACCTGCAAATGATGACGATACATAAATCCAAAGGGCTGGAATTCGATACGGTCATCCTGCCTGGCCTGGGTGCGGCGACCGGCGGCAATAACAGCGACAAACCGCTGGTGCTGTGGGAAGAAGTCCAGCTTGGCTATCAGCAGGAATTGCTGGCTGCGCCATACATTCCCAAAGGTGCGCGCGACAAGGATAAAGTCAGCCCGTATGATTATCTGGAAGCGCGTGAAAAAGAACGTGACGCAAATGAATCGGCGCGTGTGCTGTATGTGGCTGCAACCCGTGTAGAGCGCAAATTGCATCTGGTGGGCATTGCCAGCCAGAATGCGAAAGGGGAGATCAGCGCTGCCAGGAATACCTATCTTGATCTGCTCTGGGATGTGGTTGGGCCGCAGTTCGAATCTGCGGCGCTGGCTGGAATAGCCGCCGGTAAAGCGGACGATATTGCCGGTTTTACGCCTCGCCTGGTGCGGTTGAAGCAGCCGCATGTGCCATTGGTACTGCAAACGGATAAGCCGGTGGTGATTGCCGGCAAGCCAAACAGCAAACCCGGCAGCAGCAGTGCCGGCATTGATGCTGACATTGGTTCCCTGGCCCATCGCTATATGGAGATGATTGCGCAGCAGGGTTCAACTGCCTGGCCAGTGTCGCGCGTGAATGCCTTGCAGCCTGCAATGCATCGCTGGCTACGGCAGCAGGGGCATGCCGAAGACCTGGCGAATGAAGCGGCCGCGTGCGTAGTGCAGCTGCTGGCGGCAACATTGAACAGCTCGGAAGGGCAGTGGGTGTTGCAGGCAAGGCCAGGAGCCGCAGTTGAACTGGCATTGATGAAAGCGAGCGGCGATGAAGTTAAAAAGCATATTGTTGACCGCACATTCATTGATGGAGGCACACGTTGGATAATCGACTATAAAACTACAGAATTGGCTGCCGATGCGCCAGACCAGGTCTTGCAATTGGCAGCGGAGAAGCACCGCGGGCAATTGGATGGTTATGCCGCATTATTCGAGCACGAAGGTTTGCCCGTGAAATGCGCGGTATTCTTTATGCATATCGGCAGGCTTGTTCCGCTGTAA
- the efp gene encoding elongation factor P: MKTAQELRVGNVIMVGNDPLVVVKTEYNKSGRNSAVVKMKFKNLLTETPSENVYNAGDKFEVVILDKKEVTYSYFADPAYVFMDADYNQYDVDGEYMADVLPFLEDGLAADLRFYNDKAISVEIANSVVREITYTEPAVKGDTSGKVLKPAKIATGFEVAVPLFVSQGDKIEIDTRTGEYKNRVMK; this comes from the coding sequence ATGAAAACAGCACAAGAACTCCGCGTTGGTAACGTGATTATGGTAGGCAACGATCCGCTCGTTGTTGTGAAAACAGAGTACAACAAATCTGGCCGTAACTCTGCCGTAGTTAAAATGAAATTCAAAAACCTGCTCACTGAAACCCCTAGCGAGAACGTGTACAACGCTGGCGACAAGTTTGAAGTTGTGATCCTGGATAAAAAAGAAGTGACTTACTCATACTTCGCTGACCCGGCTTATGTATTCATGGATGCTGACTACAACCAATACGACGTTGACGGCGAATACATGGCTGACGTTCTGCCATTCCTGGAAGACGGTTTGGCTGCTGACCTGCGTTTTTACAACGATAAAGCGATCTCAGTTGAAATCGCGAACTCAGTCGTGCGTGAAATCACTTACACAGAACCAGCAGTTAAAGGCGACACTTCAGGCAAAGTGCTGAAACCAGCGAAGATCGCCACTGGTTTTGAAGTAGCGGTGCCTTTATTTGTGAGCCAAGGCGACAAAATCGAGATCGACACCCGTACCGGCGAATACAAAAACCGCGTAATGAAATAA
- the earP gene encoding elongation factor P maturation arginine rhamnosyltransferase EarP — translation MKSYDIFCKVVDNFGDIGVCWRLARQLRAEHGINIRLWIDALNVAQQLIPALDVTERIQTIEGITIAAWDANTRFEQASPVVIEAFGCELPSDYLALMQAGNIWINLEYLSAEPWVEGFHAQHSKRGNLTRHFFFPGFTQATGGLLREHGMIENNQKIAASRLLQHDFFRRLEVTPPAENSTELKVSLFSYPHAPIHELLNAMAESSRRIVCYVPATSILPKIADFFGKAFITAGERLTHKNLSLQVLPFLSQADYDSLLTICDINFVRGEDSWIRAIWAGRPFIWQPYRQAEDTHMVKLNAFLDVFYTGCAENARQAAINLHRAWASEQLSVSGWQDYLGNIDTLGIFAAQQADRLALQPDLATNLVIYIEKLHHNNI, via the coding sequence ATGAAAAGTTATGACATTTTCTGCAAGGTCGTCGACAACTTCGGCGACATCGGCGTGTGCTGGCGCCTGGCAAGACAACTTCGGGCAGAACATGGTATTAATATCCGCTTATGGATTGATGCATTAAATGTTGCCCAACAGCTTATTCCGGCATTGGATGTCACAGAAAGAATTCAAACCATTGAGGGCATCACCATCGCGGCATGGGATGCAAACACCAGATTCGAACAGGCATCCCCTGTAGTGATTGAAGCCTTTGGCTGCGAATTGCCATCGGACTATCTGGCGCTTATGCAAGCTGGCAATATCTGGATCAATCTGGAATACCTGTCAGCGGAGCCATGGGTCGAAGGATTTCATGCCCAACATTCAAAGCGCGGCAATCTGACACGCCATTTCTTCTTTCCTGGCTTTACCCAGGCTACCGGCGGCCTGCTGCGTGAGCATGGCATGATTGAAAATAATCAGAAAATCGCTGCCAGCCGGCTGCTGCAACATGATTTTTTTCGACGGCTTGAAGTAACGCCGCCTGCAGAAAACAGCACCGAATTGAAAGTTTCGTTATTCAGCTACCCGCATGCGCCTATTCATGAGTTATTGAACGCAATGGCAGAAAGCAGCCGGCGCATTGTCTGTTATGTTCCCGCAACCAGCATCCTGCCCAAGATCGCAGACTTTTTCGGCAAAGCATTTATCACGGCGGGAGAGCGTCTCACCCATAAAAACCTAAGCCTGCAAGTACTGCCATTCCTGAGCCAGGCCGATTACGACAGCCTGCTGACGATCTGCGATATCAACTTCGTGCGCGGTGAAGATAGCTGGATACGCGCGATCTGGGCTGGCAGGCCTTTTATCTGGCAGCCTTACCGGCAAGCCGAAGACACGCACATGGTTAAACTCAACGCTTTTCTCGATGTGTTTTATACAGGCTGCGCGGAGAACGCCAGGCAGGCCGCCATTAACCTGCATCGCGCATGGGCGTCGGAACAACTCAGCGTATCAGGCTGGCAGGATTACCTGGGCAATATCGACACACTTGGAATATTTGCAGCACAGCAGGCCGACAGGCTGGCCCTGCAGCCGGACCTGGCAACTAACTTGGTGATTTATATTGAAAAATTACATCACAATAATATATAA
- the rpiA gene encoding ribose-5-phosphate isomerase RpiA gives MNDKQLVALQAAKYVKNDMVVGLGTGSTANYFIDELARLSREDGLKVTTVASSTISAQRAQSLNLPIVALEHIRQIDLYVDGADEITPDKTLLKGRGSDLVKEKLLAKAATEFIAVADSSKLVSYIGQNFVIPIEVIPFAWQLARKNLEDIGAQGDLRPNAAKDGFWITSHGSYVLDMKFDRSLDAATLNTLINNTPGVVEHGIFYKLADTVLIADNGIVSEYQATEH, from the coding sequence ATGAACGACAAACAACTGGTTGCACTACAAGCAGCAAAATACGTTAAGAATGATATGGTGGTAGGCCTGGGCACAGGCTCGACAGCCAATTACTTCATCGACGAACTGGCGCGTCTATCCCGTGAAGATGGCCTGAAAGTGACCACTGTCGCAAGCTCCACCATCAGCGCCCAGCGGGCGCAATCGCTGAACCTGCCGATTGTTGCACTCGAACATATACGCCAGATCGATCTGTACGTTGACGGTGCAGATGAGATCACCCCGGATAAAACCCTGCTTAAAGGCCGCGGCAGCGACCTGGTGAAAGAGAAACTGCTGGCAAAAGCCGCTACGGAGTTTATTGCCGTGGCTGATTCCAGCAAACTGGTCAGTTATATCGGGCAGAACTTTGTGATCCCTATCGAGGTCATTCCGTTTGCCTGGCAACTCGCCAGGAAGAACCTTGAAGATATTGGCGCACAAGGCGACCTGCGCCCGAACGCAGCCAAGGACGGTTTCTGGATAACCTCTCATGGCAGCTATGTGCTGGATATGAAATTTGACAGGAGCCTGGATGCAGCAACCCTGAATACTCTCATCAACAACACACCCGGCGTTGTTGAGCATGGCATTTTCTATAAACTTGCCGATACCGTACTGATTGCCGATAACGGCATTGTCAGTGAATATCAGGCAACCGAGCACTAA
- the greB gene encoding transcription elongation factor GreB has translation MAATDEKNYITPEGFAALKEEFHQLYKIERPEVVRTVAWAASNGDRSENGDYIYGKRRLRQIDSRCRHLMRRMDLAEIVDSSQQQHLEKIFFGAWVTLYNLDDESEHTYRIVGKDELAPSKGYISWVSPLGKAMLGRTIGDTVRLTTPKGEEEFEVVDVSYKEPAPIA, from the coding sequence ATGGCCGCAACCGACGAAAAAAACTACATCACGCCTGAAGGCTTTGCCGCACTTAAGGAAGAATTCCATCAACTCTATAAAATAGAACGCCCGGAAGTCGTACGCACGGTTGCCTGGGCCGCCAGCAACGGCGACCGCAGTGAAAACGGCGATTATATTTACGGTAAAAGGCGCCTGCGCCAGATCGACAGCCGCTGCCGACACCTGATGCGACGCATGGATCTGGCCGAAATCGTGGACTCAAGCCAGCAGCAGCATCTGGAAAAAATCTTCTTTGGCGCCTGGGTCACGCTATACAACCTGGATGACGAATCTGAACACACCTATCGCATCGTCGGCAAAGATGAGCTGGCACCTTCAAAAGGTTATATCAGCTGGGTATCACCCCTGGGCAAAGCCATGCTCGGCAGAACCATCGGCGACACCGTGCGCCTGACAACCCCAAAAGGTGAAGAAGAGTTTGAGGTGGTTGATGTCAGCTACAAGGAACCCGCCCCCATAGCATGA
- a CDS encoding sigma-54-dependent Fis family transcriptional regulator: MSSSSSNSTPKILQARTEFLANGHVQEGTVAEAIERSWRRCVAGGINTISPSNIEVVTAQELAHKLEQHHRLLALARPEMETLSEQIAHTQNVVILTDDEGLILHSLGSQQLLQDDQRIALSAGASWNENQRGTNAIGTAIIEQSALTVQGAEHFMAYHHSLNCSAVPIFGAENQLIATLDVSNDHNVSQQHTLALVKMSAQMIENRLFLASYQSDIILHFHARPEFIGTLWEGVAMFTDHGELVATNRSGQFQLGLNMQPSRTESAYEKPQINFSQLFDLSIENLLRQTGSADKLVIPLKLNNGARLYVQVELLHKRAQVARTAPATRRTSAANLDLLNSGDAKVDRAIAQVKQVLTRDIPILIQGETGVGKELFARAIHEASAQHKGPWIAVNCAALPEGLIEAELFGYEEGAFTGAKRKGSPGKIEQANGGTLFLDEIGDMPLSLQARLLRVLQERTVTPLGSTKSIPVSFALVSATNLKLKEKVESGEFRSDLYYRLNGLSVALPPLRQRSDLNALINIILQIEHADGVEITPDVMDIFVQHPWPGNIRQLHNVLRTALALADGAPISELHLTQDFIDEIESSGRAGTMDETPASGQQNLDDVTANAILKAMENHSGNVSAVARQLNISRNTLYRKLKALGVH; the protein is encoded by the coding sequence ATGAGTTCATCTTCATCAAACAGCACACCCAAGATACTGCAGGCCAGAACCGAGTTCCTGGCTAACGGGCATGTGCAGGAAGGAACCGTTGCAGAGGCGATTGAACGCTCCTGGCGGCGTTGCGTTGCAGGCGGCATCAACACCATCTCGCCATCGAATATCGAAGTCGTTACGGCACAGGAGCTGGCGCATAAACTCGAACAGCACCACCGCCTGCTGGCGCTTGCCCGCCCGGAAATGGAAACATTGAGCGAGCAGATTGCCCATACGCAGAATGTAGTGATACTGACAGATGATGAAGGCCTGATTCTGCATAGCCTTGGCAGCCAGCAACTGCTGCAGGATGACCAGCGCATTGCATTATCCGCTGGCGCTTCATGGAACGAGAACCAGCGCGGCACGAATGCTATCGGTACCGCCATCATCGAGCAGTCGGCATTGACCGTGCAGGGTGCAGAGCACTTCATGGCCTATCACCATTCGCTCAATTGCTCTGCCGTACCTATATTCGGTGCGGAAAATCAGCTGATAGCCACGCTTGATGTATCAAACGACCACAACGTCTCGCAGCAGCACACCCTGGCATTGGTGAAAATGTCTGCCCAGATGATCGAGAACCGGCTGTTCCTCGCCAGCTACCAGAGCGACATCATCCTGCACTTCCACGCCCGCCCTGAATTTATCGGCACATTATGGGAAGGTGTGGCGATGTTCACCGATCACGGCGAACTGGTGGCAACCAATCGCAGCGGCCAGTTCCAGCTTGGCCTGAACATGCAGCCGTCACGCACCGAGTCAGCATACGAAAAGCCGCAGATCAATTTTAGCCAGCTGTTCGACCTCTCGATTGAGAACCTGCTGAGGCAGACAGGCAGTGCAGATAAGCTGGTCATTCCATTGAAATTGAACAATGGCGCCCGGCTCTATGTACAGGTAGAGCTATTGCATAAACGGGCGCAGGTTGCCAGAACAGCCCCGGCAACCAGGAGAACCAGCGCCGCTAACCTGGACCTGCTGAATAGCGGTGATGCAAAAGTTGACCGTGCGATTGCGCAAGTCAAGCAAGTGCTCACGCGTGATATCCCCATCCTGATCCAGGGGGAAACCGGCGTTGGCAAAGAACTGTTTGCACGCGCCATTCATGAAGCCAGCGCACAGCATAAGGGGCCATGGATTGCCGTTAATTGTGCGGCGCTGCCTGAAGGCCTGATTGAGGCCGAGCTTTTCGGCTATGAAGAAGGCGCATTTACCGGTGCCAAACGCAAAGGCAGCCCGGGCAAGATCGAGCAGGCCAACGGTGGCACCCTGTTCCTGGATGAAATCGGGGATATGCCGCTTTCCTTGCAGGCCAGGCTGCTGCGTGTTTTGCAGGAGCGCACCGTAACCCCCTTAGGCAGCACGAAATCCATACCGGTCAGCTTTGCCCTCGTCAGCGCCACCAATCTTAAACTTAAAGAAAAAGTGGAAAGCGGCGAGTTCCGCAGCGACCTGTATTACCGCCTGAACGGCCTGAGTGTGGCGCTGCCGCCGCTAAGGCAGCGCTCGGACCTGAATGCGCTCATCAACATCATCTTGCAGATTGAACATGCGGATGGCGTGGAAATCACACCGGATGTGATGGATATATTTGTCCAGCACCCGTGGCCCGGCAACATACGCCAGCTGCATAATGTCCTGAGAACCGCGCTGGCACTCGCAGATGGCGCGCCGATCAGCGAGCTGCACCTTACCCAGGATTTTATTGATGAAATCGAAAGCAGCGGGCGTGCCGGAACCATGGATGAAACACCGGCTTCCGGGCAGCAGAATCTTGATGACGTCACCGCGAATGCGATTCTAAAGGCCATGGAAAATCATTCAGGCAATGTTTCTGCCGTTGCCCGCCAGCTGAATATCAGCCGCAACACGCTGTACAGGAAACTTAAAGCCCTAGGCGTGCATTAA